In the Candidatus Binatia bacterium genome, one interval contains:
- the hpnI gene encoding bacteriohopanetetrol glucosamine biosynthesis glycosyltransferase HpnI translates to MELLIVFLKLLAAVGFAVSAWYCAAVLYGARRFVRERKVVPHSPADPVPGVTILKPLKGLEPGLFENLASFCRQDYPKFQVIFAVADPADPAIPVVRRLIRAFPDVAIDLVVDPTIYGTNYKISNLQNGYRLCRYDYLVIADSDIRVPPHYLRTIVADLLRPEVGVVTCLYRARPVGGWPAKIEALFVNTDFTPSVFVARMVETTRYAFGATMAIRRDVLQRIGGFLALSHYLADDFFLGNLVSRHGFQVEISPLIVDTYLAVPSWKRLVEHQLRWSRTYRSVRGGSYFALVLTHGCLWALANLVLYWGNPWAWAAALGLLAFRLTVAGIVAQRFLDVPLTLTDVAILPFKDLFLSLMWASAFFGNTVSWSGHRFRVVANGEMVPVDGLPVVPATVDAAASSKLSTGTDS, encoded by the coding sequence ATGGAGCTGCTGATCGTTTTCCTAAAGCTCCTGGCCGCAGTGGGGTTCGCCGTATCGGCATGGTATTGCGCGGCGGTCTTGTACGGTGCGCGTCGGTTTGTGCGGGAGCGCAAGGTGGTCCCCCATTCCCCTGCCGATCCGGTGCCGGGCGTCACGATTCTCAAGCCTCTTAAGGGCTTAGAGCCGGGGCTCTTCGAGAACTTGGCCAGCTTTTGTCGGCAAGATTACCCGAAGTTTCAGGTGATTTTCGCGGTGGCCGATCCAGCAGACCCTGCGATTCCGGTCGTGCGCCGACTCATCCGCGCTTTCCCAGACGTCGCCATTGATTTGGTGGTCGACCCGACCATTTACGGCACAAACTACAAGATCAGCAACCTGCAGAATGGTTACCGGCTCTGTCGGTACGACTACCTGGTCATCGCGGACAGCGACATTCGTGTTCCGCCACACTATTTGCGAACGATCGTAGCCGACTTGCTGCGGCCGGAGGTGGGGGTGGTCACCTGCCTCTATCGGGCGCGGCCGGTTGGCGGATGGCCAGCAAAGATCGAAGCCTTATTTGTGAACACCGACTTCACCCCGAGCGTGTTTGTGGCCCGGATGGTTGAAACGACCCGTTACGCGTTTGGGGCAACGATGGCGATTCGCCGCGATGTGCTGCAGAGAATTGGCGGATTTCTCGCGTTATCGCATTACCTGGCTGACGACTTCTTCTTGGGAAACCTCGTGAGCCGCCACGGGTTCCAAGTGGAAATTTCCCCGCTGATCGTCGACACCTATCTCGCGGTGCCATCATGGAAGCGCCTCGTAGAGCACCAGCTCCGGTGGTCCCGCACGTATCGAAGCGTCCGCGGTGGGAGCTATTTTGCGCTCGTGCTCACACACGGCTGCCTGTGGGCGTTGGCCAACCTAGTTTTGTATTGGGGAAACCCGTGGGCATGGGCGGCCGCCTTAGGATTGTTAGCGTTTCGCCTCACCGTGGCCGGGATTGTGGCGCAGCGCTTTCTCGATGTGCCGTTAACCTTGACCGATGTTGCGATTCTTCCGTTCAAGGACCTGTTTTTAAGTTTGATGTGGGCAAGCGCGTTTTTCGGCAACACGGTCTCCTGGAGCGGGCACCGGTTTCGTGTTGTGGCCAATGGTGAGATGGTGCCGGTAGACGGCTTGCCGGTGGTTCCTGCCACGGTGGACGCGGCCGCCTCCTCGAAGCTCAGCACGGGAACCGACTCCTGA
- a CDS encoding polyprenyl synthetase family protein — protein MAGAGPKPLQSLEHSDWTLADALERVEQRIQSQLCSREPLLTEISAYLVGSGGKRVRPAVTLLIYKACGGRSLDGIIDVAAALELIHSATLLHDDIIDNADMRRGRPSALYRYGLARTLVTGDFIFSRAFELCAPFEEKLIRWAAEACILLTEGEIMQGRFRHNPEVTIDDYFEIVARKTSSLFQQGARAAAYLAGAGAAVVDAMADCGFHVGMVFQIVDDILDVEGDSATIGKPVGIDLRDGNPSLPIVIGLRRDAELRTFFANSCPSDAEVERALHRLRACGATEEARALAMSFAARAKERLASVTQSAEASILDQMIDQLLARGS, from the coding sequence GTGGCCGGCGCCGGACCCAAGCCGTTGCAGTCATTGGAGCATTCTGACTGGACGTTGGCGGATGCGCTCGAAAGAGTCGAGCAGCGCATCCAGTCGCAGCTTTGCTCGCGTGAGCCATTGTTGACGGAGATTTCGGCGTACTTGGTCGGCTCCGGAGGAAAGCGCGTTCGTCCCGCAGTGACGTTGCTCATTTACAAGGCTTGTGGGGGTCGGTCGCTGGACGGGATCATCGATGTAGCCGCGGCCTTGGAGTTGATTCACTCAGCCACGTTGCTGCACGACGACATCATCGACAATGCCGACATGCGCCGGGGACGCCCATCAGCTCTGTATCGCTACGGTCTGGCGCGCACCCTGGTTACGGGGGACTTCATCTTCAGCCGCGCCTTCGAACTTTGCGCTCCGTTCGAGGAAAAACTCATTCGTTGGGCCGCCGAGGCGTGCATCCTCCTGACTGAAGGGGAAATCATGCAGGGGCGTTTTCGGCACAACCCAGAGGTGACGATCGACGACTATTTCGAAATCGTCGCCCGTAAGACCTCGAGTCTTTTCCAGCAAGGAGCTCGCGCCGCCGCTTATCTGGCTGGCGCTGGTGCGGCGGTGGTCGACGCGATGGCCGACTGTGGTTTTCATGTCGGGATGGTGTTTCAAATCGTCGACGACATACTCGACGTCGAAGGCGATTCCGCAACAATAGGAAAGCCGGTGGGAATCGATCTACGAGATGGGAATCCGTCCCTGCCCATCGTGATTGGCTTACGCCGCGACGCGGAGCTGCGAACGTTTTTTGCAAACTCTTGCCCTTCCGATGCCGAGGTGGAAAGAGCCCTCCACCGGCTGCGAGCCTGCGGCGCCACGGAGGAGGCACGCGCCCTGGCCATGAGCTTTGCCGCACGTGCGAAGGAACGACTTGCTTCGGTAACGCAAAGTGCAGAAGCCTCCATCTTGGACCAGATGATCGACCAACTGTTGGCCCGGGGAAGCTGA
- a CDS encoding DUF1446 domain-containing protein: protein MAKEVLRIANCSGFYGDRLSAAREMVEGGPIDVLTGDYLAELTLMILFKDRQKNPQAGYARTFLRQMEEVLGTCVERGIKVVANAGGLNPAGLAQQMCELAHRLGLRVRIAHIEGDDLLPRLNELQAEGHEFRHLDKGIPLRELQAQVVTANAYLGGWGIAEALRRGADVVICPRVTDAALVVGPAAWHFNWSREDWDRLAAAVVAGHIIECGAQCTGGNYSFFREVPDIERIGFPIAEMYPDGSFVITKHPGTGGLVSTDTVLAQLLYEIQGPRYLNPDVTARFDTISLSQEGEHRVRVTGVRGEPPPATTKVCINYLGGYRNSVTFVLTGLDIEEKAEVAEKTLWSLVGGKERFAEVHVDLIRWDRPNPRRNEEAFAYLTIAVKDPDPSKVGRAFTNKAIEMALANYPGFFVTSPPTDASPYGVFWPTVIPSSLVPHRVVLEGETIDVPPVESAAAPKVEPPPVHLPPPPEGEVVQAPLGLIAGARSGDKGGNANVGLWTRQPEAYSWLREYLTTERFRELVPEARPLEIERYEFPNLRALNFVVRGLLGDGVAASTRMDPQAKSLGEYVRAKLVEIPRALLPQ from the coding sequence ATGGCAAAAGAAGTACTGCGGATTGCGAACTGCAGCGGGTTTTACGGCGACCGACTGAGCGCAGCGAGGGAAATGGTAGAGGGCGGTCCGATCGACGTGCTAACTGGCGACTATCTTGCCGAGCTCACCTTGATGATCCTCTTCAAGGATCGCCAAAAAAACCCGCAGGCTGGTTATGCACGCACATTCTTGCGCCAAATGGAAGAAGTTCTCGGCACGTGCGTGGAGCGCGGCATTAAAGTGGTCGCCAACGCCGGTGGCCTGAATCCGGCTGGTTTGGCCCAGCAAATGTGCGAACTTGCACACCGCCTCGGCCTTCGTGTTCGCATCGCCCACATTGAGGGCGACGATCTCCTGCCTCGGCTTAACGAGCTTCAGGCCGAAGGGCATGAATTCCGGCACCTCGACAAGGGAATACCGCTACGCGAGCTGCAAGCGCAGGTTGTTACGGCAAATGCTTACCTTGGCGGCTGGGGGATTGCGGAGGCGTTGCGCCGCGGAGCCGACGTGGTGATTTGCCCGCGTGTGACCGACGCGGCGTTGGTGGTCGGTCCGGCAGCTTGGCATTTCAATTGGTCCCGCGAAGATTGGGATCGCTTGGCCGCTGCTGTCGTGGCTGGTCACATTATCGAGTGCGGGGCCCAGTGCACGGGTGGAAACTACTCTTTTTTCCGCGAGGTCCCCGACATCGAACGCATCGGCTTTCCGATTGCGGAGATGTACCCGGACGGTTCTTTCGTCATCACGAAGCACCCTGGGACCGGTGGTTTGGTGTCTACGGATACCGTACTCGCCCAACTGCTTTATGAAATTCAGGGACCGCGCTACTTGAACCCCGACGTCACAGCTCGGTTCGACACGATCTCCCTCTCTCAAGAGGGCGAACATCGCGTGCGGGTCACGGGTGTACGAGGTGAGCCACCGCCAGCCACGACGAAAGTCTGCATCAATTACCTTGGCGGGTATCGTAACTCAGTGACCTTTGTGCTCACGGGCCTGGATATCGAGGAAAAGGCCGAGGTGGCCGAAAAGACGTTGTGGTCCCTCGTGGGCGGCAAAGAGCGTTTCGCCGAAGTTCACGTAGACTTAATCCGCTGGGATCGGCCGAACCCGCGGCGCAACGAAGAGGCGTTTGCTTACCTCACGATTGCAGTGAAGGACCCCGACCCCTCCAAGGTTGGGCGAGCGTTTACCAACAAAGCGATCGAAATGGCGCTGGCGAATTACCCGGGCTTTTTTGTCACCAGCCCCCCGACAGACGCGAGCCCCTACGGCGTTTTCTGGCCAACGGTCATTCCTTCGTCTTTGGTTCCTCACCGCGTAGTCCTCGAGGGCGAGACGATCGACGTGCCCCCGGTCGAATCCGCCGCGGCCCCGAAGGTCGAACCGCCACCAGTGCATTTGCCACCTCCTCCGGAGGGCGAGGTCGTGCAAGCCCCGCTCGGGCTGATCGCCGGGGCGCGCTCAGGCGACAAAGGTGGGAACGCCAACGTGGGGCTGTGGACGCGACAGCCGGAAGCCTACTCTTGGCTGCGCGAGTACCTCACCACCGAGCGCTTTCGCGAACTAGTGCCGGAGGCGCGTCCGCTCGAGATCGAACGCTACGAGTTCCCGAACTTGCGGGCCTTGAATTTTGTTGTTCGTGGTTTGCTGGGCGACGGTGTGGCGGCCTCGACCCGCATGGATCCGCAAGCCAAGAGCCTCGGCGAGTACGTGCGGGCCAAGCTGGTAGAGATTCCGCGGGCGTTGTTGCCGCAGTGA
- a CDS encoding DUF971 domain-containing protein translates to MRCSTLSSASANVQSECSNDCNGLGPAPATQSSFLSEHSQIKTKRKASQGKPAGHCAAGRLRVALRLVTVPSCPEISPPLAVRRAGDYTIEILWRDGHRSVFPNAYLRANCPCALCRLENHRKTELPVANEGLVQVVGIRAVGHYAIGVLWNDDHGESIYRYDLLRQLCPCPQCWQGLEPSQSRADHR, encoded by the coding sequence ATGCGCTGCTCGACTCTTTCGAGCGCATCCGCCAACGTCCAGTCAGAATGCTCCAATGACTGCAACGGCTTGGGTCCGGCGCCGGCCACACAATCGTCCTTTCTAAGCGAACACAGCCAGATAAAGACAAAGCGCAAAGCGAGTCAAGGTAAGCCGGCGGGACATTGCGCTGCTGGCCGCCTACGAGTAGCTTTGCGCCTCGTGACCGTGCCGAGCTGCCCTGAAATATCGCCACCGTTGGCGGTGCGCCGTGCTGGAGACTACACGATCGAGATCCTGTGGCGGGATGGTCACCGCAGTGTGTTCCCAAACGCATACCTGCGAGCCAATTGTCCTTGCGCGCTTTGTCGACTCGAGAACCACCGGAAAACCGAGTTGCCCGTGGCCAATGAGGGCTTGGTACAGGTGGTCGGCATCCGCGCCGTGGGGCATTACGCTATCGGAGTTTTGTGGAACGATGATCACGGAGAATCGATTTATCGCTACGATCTTCTCCGACAATTGTGTCCATGCCCACAGTGCTGGCAGGGACTAGAGCCGAGCCAAAGCCGTGCTGACCATCGCTGA
- a CDS encoding Mrp/NBP35 family ATP-binding protein, producing MLTIADIRERLSEIRLLGTKVDIVRAGFVQRIGWDGTRIEVDLIVPPVSLHATQVLEADIRRSLGALPEVQDVSVRISGGGRGEGARNPEGVLQGVRQVIAVASAKGGVGKSTVAANLALALSSEGLRVGLLDADVYGPSLPLLFGTRGPVTITVSQRLAPVSKFGLQLMSVGFFVEEEAPVIWRGPVVMSLVRQFLRDVEWRDLDILLVDLPPGTGDAPLSLLQLIPVAGAVIVTTPQQVAIADVERGIAMFQRVQAPVLGIVENMGVYRCPHCGSEEELFGEGGGEALHRKFGIPLIARIPLEAHLREASDTGEPLPVRAPHHPVVQMFRQLSHRVLERLAEVDREVLPTPRIIN from the coding sequence GTGCTGACCATCGCTGACATTCGCGAGCGTTTGAGCGAGATTCGCCTGCTCGGCACGAAGGTGGACATTGTGCGTGCCGGCTTTGTCCAACGCATTGGGTGGGACGGCACCCGGATCGAGGTTGACCTGATCGTTCCCCCTGTCTCGTTACACGCCACGCAGGTTCTCGAAGCGGACATTCGCCGCTCTCTCGGCGCCCTTCCCGAGGTGCAGGATGTGAGCGTGCGCATTAGTGGAGGCGGGCGTGGAGAGGGAGCACGGAATCCGGAGGGAGTCTTGCAAGGTGTCCGGCAAGTCATTGCCGTGGCCAGCGCAAAGGGCGGCGTAGGCAAGTCCACAGTGGCGGCAAACCTCGCACTCGCTCTTTCCTCTGAAGGATTGCGCGTTGGCCTTTTGGACGCGGATGTGTACGGCCCTAGCCTCCCTTTGTTGTTCGGAACGCGTGGCCCGGTAACGATTACGGTAAGTCAGCGTTTAGCTCCTGTTTCTAAGTTTGGGTTGCAGCTCATGTCGGTCGGCTTTTTCGTGGAAGAAGAAGCGCCGGTGATTTGGCGCGGACCTGTGGTCATGAGCCTCGTCAGGCAGTTCCTGCGAGACGTTGAGTGGCGCGATCTTGATATCTTACTCGTCGACTTACCGCCAGGCACTGGAGATGCGCCGTTAAGCTTGTTGCAACTCATCCCCGTAGCTGGAGCGGTGATTGTCACGACCCCGCAGCAGGTTGCCATTGCGGACGTCGAACGGGGTATCGCCATGTTTCAGCGGGTGCAAGCTCCTGTGTTGGGAATTGTCGAGAACATGGGAGTTTATCGCTGCCCGCATTGTGGATCGGAGGAGGAATTGTTCGGTGAAGGCGGTGGAGAGGCGCTGCACCGGAAGTTTGGGATTCCTTTGATTGCGCGCATTCCACTTGAAGCCCACCTACGGGAGGCGAGCGATACTGGTGAGCCTTTGCCAGTGCGGGCTCCGCACCATCCGGTTGTCCAAATGTTCCGGCAGCTTTCCCATCGTGTATTGGAGCGGCTTGCAGAGGTCGATCGTGAGGTGCTGCCGACACCCAGGATCATAAACTAG